The Triticum aestivum cultivar Chinese Spring chromosome 7B, IWGSC CS RefSeq v2.1, whole genome shotgun sequence genome window below encodes:
- the LOC123160811 gene encoding cytokinin hydroxylase codes for MVRELLSSKHAHVTGKSWLQRQGAKHFIGRGLLMANGATWSHQRHVVAPAFMADKLKGRVGHMVECTRQTVRALQEAVARGGNEVEMSAHMTRLAGDVIARTEFDTSYETGKRIFHLIEELQRLTARSSRYLWVPGSQYFPSKYRREMKRLNGELEQVLKESIQRNREIADEGRRPSAEACSRGLLGMLLAEMEKKENAFGHGELGYDAQTIIDECKTFFFAGHETSALLLTWAIMLLATHPEWQDKARAEVAQVCGHAPPAADHLPKLAVLQMVINETLRLYPPATLLPRMAFEDITLGGELRVPRGASVWIPLLAIHHDEAVWGADAHEFRPDRFAPGRARPGAGRFLPFAAGPRNCVGQAYAMVEAKIVLAMLLASFRFGISDEYRHAPVNVLTLRPRHGVPVRLLPLRSL; via the exons ATGGTGCGGGAGCTGCTCTCGTCGAAGCATGCGCACGTGACCGGCAAATCGTGGCTGCAGCGGCAGGGCGCCAAGCACTTCATCGGCCGTGGCCTGCTCATGGCGAACGGTGCCACCTGGTCGCACCAGCGCCACGTCGTTGCCCCCGCCTTCATGGCTGACAAGCTCAAGGGCAGGGTCGGGCACATGGTGGAGTGCACGCGGCAGACGGTGCGAGCGCTgcaggaggcggtggcgcggggcggaAACGAGGTGGAGATGAGCGCGCACATgacgaggctcgccggcgacgtcaTCGCGCGCACCGAGTTCGACACCAGCTACGAGACCGGCAAGCGCATCTTCCACCTAATTGAGGAGCTTCAGCGGCTCACCGCACGCTCCAGCCGCTACCTCTGGGTCCCCGGTAGCCA GTATTTTCCGAGCAAGTACAGAAGAGAGATGAAACGGCTGAACGGGGAGCTAGAGCAGGTGCTCAAGGAGTCGATCCAGCGCAACCGCGAGATCGCCGACGAGGGGCGGAGGCCGTCAGCAGAGGCGTGCAGCCGGGGGCTCCTCGGGATGCTCCTGGCCGAGATGGAGAAGAAGGAGAACGCGTTCGGCCACGGCGAGCTGGGGTACGATGCCCAGACGATCATTGACGAGTGCAAGACCTTCTTCTTCGCCGGCCACGAGACATCGGCGCTGCTCCTCACCTGGGCCATCATGCTGCTTGCCACGCACCCGGAGTGGCAGGACAAGGCTCGCGCCGAGGTTGCCCAAGTTTGTGGCCACGCTCCACCCGCCGCAGATCACCTCCCGAAGCTCGCCGTC CTGCAGATGGTGATCAACGAGACGCTGCGCCTGTACCCGCCGGCGACGCTGCTGCCGAGGATGGCCTTCGAGGACATCACGCTCGGCGGCGAGCTGCGGGTGCCGAGGGGCGCGTCGGTGTGGATTCCCTTGCTGGCCATCCACCACGACGAGGCCGTGTGGGGCGCGGACGCGCACGAGTTCAGGCCGGACAGGTTCGCGCCCGGCCGCGCCCGGCCAGGAGCGGGTCGGTTCCTGCCCTTCGCGGCCGGGCCACGCAACTGCGTCGGGCAGGCGTACGCCATGGTGGAGGCCAAGATCGTGCTGGCCATGCTGCTCGCGAGCTTCCGCTTCGGTATCTCTGACGAGTACCGCCACGCGCCGGTGAACGTCCTCACCCTCCGGCCGCGCCACGGCGTCCCCGTGCGCCTGCTGCCGCTGCGAAGCCTGTAG